In Pleurocapsa sp. PCC 7319, the following are encoded in one genomic region:
- a CDS encoding 2TM domain-containing protein, protein MPPRWPREPNRKTDPEYRRLDDLMNFAIHVGIYAATNSGLWFVHNLKSTEWPWLLWVNGIWFGILALHFIYIKAIADYTSIKT, encoded by the coding sequence ATGCCTCCCCGTTGGCCCCGTGAACCAAACCGTAAAACCGATCCAGAATATCGTCGTTTAGATGACTTAATGAATTTTGCCATTCATGTTGGAATTTATGCTGCCACCAATTCTGGCTTATGGTTTGTCCATAATCTCAAATCAACTGAGTGGCCATGGTTGCTCTGGGTCAACGGTATTTGGTTTGGTATTTTAGCCCTACATTTTATTTATATTAAAGCGATCGCAGATTACACATCGATAAAAACCTAA